The sequence below is a genomic window from Sebastes fasciatus isolate fSebFas1 chromosome 18, fSebFas1.pri, whole genome shotgun sequence.
agtacaaaagtatcagcatcaataTATACTTAAaggtaccaaaagtaaaagtactcattattcagaatggcccatttaagaataatatatattatataactgGATTATAAttgttgatgcattaatgtgttcatcacatgACAAGGTGAAGctcattttttacaatatgtacTGCCGCATAGCTTGTGAATTTCAccaagggatcaataaagttttatcttagcctataataatacattaaataatttatttgttgttcatattttgtattctgaatctgcaaaataactaaagctgtcaaataaatgtagcggagtaaaaaagtacaatatttgcctctgagatgtagaagagtagaagtatgaagtagcgtaaaattaaaatactccagtaaagtacctcgaaattgtacttaagtaaagtacttgagtaaatgtacttagttacattccaccactggtacaGAGGAAATCTACAGACCACCTGAACATTCAGACTGTTGCATAATCCATAATCTATGAGAATAAAAATCCATATTATTTACGTATTTCCACATTTTCTTGGGGTTCAGAACTCTTTGCAATACTTACAAACACCAAATTGTATTTTAACTTTGACTAGATAAAGCCATGATGTgtaataaaacacacttttcttcTTATGAAGAAACATATATCTATAGATGTAGCAGTTTaaacatctgtagaatataCATTCCTCTCTTATCATTACATCTAATCTCATATAGTAAAATAGTTTGAGATAAGTCTTCGTTGTTATGTAAAGGATTTTATAGCTCTGTCTTTACGCTCTGAACATCCTATACTACAGTGTAGATTAGGGGTTTCACAACATGTGGTTGTATCTCCTAAGCAAAATAGACTTTctgctgttgttgatgttttacCCTTCATGTTAATCAATAATCTCACAGCACCTAGCActatctgttcaaaaataaCAGGATGCTTTATTCTATACTTTTGTGCTATATCATAGACGCCAGTCATGACTTAAATTATAACAACAAAAATTGATTATATTTTCACAAATAATGCTTCCGTTGTCAAACACTTCATAccaattcaatatattttactaGATCACTATAACTTAACCATGACCTGACAATAAATTTGGAAACTATTGTGCAAATAATAATGGGTAACTGAGTTTCCATTGGCCTCTACTGCATCTCTGGTTAATTGAATAGTTAATATGTCAGACTGTTTAAAGTTGTGAGGTCTGACTATGATTAGTAAAAGTTAATATTTCTTAATTAAACGTTTCTCTTCTGTCTCCATCTGACTGGAGTCTTCAGTATGTAGATGCCTAGAATATCAAATTCACTTCGGCAATGATAAATGGGGGATTTccaattaataaaaacaaatgtttttgtctAAATTATGATTATCTATTTGCTTTTCCTCATCAGATCAGAGACCATGGGAGAGTGGGGTTTTCTGTCCTCTCTGCTGGACAAGGTCCAGTCCCACTCCACCGTCATCGGGAAGGTCTGGCTCAGTGTGCTGTTTATCTTCAGGATCATGATCctcggagctggagcagagaaGGTCTCCTTTGTTTGttcatactttatttattgTAGAGTTATACATAACGGATGAATCTCTGAATGAATTTTATGAGAAGCTTTCAGGTGAAATAACACACTCTGGTGGCCAACATGGAGGTCAACAGCTCCTGAGCAACCGGATTCAGCTTGATAACAAATTATCAGATTTCATAATTAAGACCTTTTTTATACAAatttaaataactaaatacCTTTTTCTTCAATTTTCTGTACTGATTATCCTTTAAAGAGTCACAGGGCCTGGAGactttcccagcatgcattgggcGAGAGAATATGAATCCTCTCTGTGCTAAATTAGCctgctggcaaaaaaaaaacatttttctttatttaaatttgCTTTTTATCCATTTATAAaactttaactttttaaatgTCACTGGTTGTAAAGCCACATCATAACAATTTATCGTCAGAATTACATTTTGTAGCGTGCCTGTTTATTATTTTGCCATAATTAGCACAACTGGACCTCCATAATGACACCAGTGGTGGATGCAGGAAGATTTGTGCTAAAGCTAAATAAAATACCtttgttttcataaaagtatttgctgtatatataaataataatattgatttcTCATCTGAACATTACAGGTGTGGGGTGATGAACAGTCCAACATGATTTGCAACACCAAACAGCCCGGTTGTAAGAACGTCTGCTATGACCAAGCCTTCCCGATATCACACATTCGATTCTGGGTCCTCCAGATTATCTTCGTGTCAACGCCGACGCTGATCTACCTCGGTCACGTCCTCCACGTCATCAGCAAAGAAGATAAGATTAGAGACAAGGAGATCCGCTCTCGGAGAGGAACCCTCAAAGTTCCAAAGTACTCGGACAAACAAGGTCACGTCGAGATTAAAGGCGACCTGCTGGGAAACTACATGACCTCCATATGTTTCAGAATCCTTCTGGAGGTAGGGTTCATTGTGGGGCAGTATTATCTGTACGGGTTCATCATGGACCCAAGAGTCGTCTGCACCCGAGCCCCCTGTCCCTTCACTGTAGAGTGCTACATGTCTCGACCCACAGAGAAgaccatcttcatcatcttcatgcTTGTAGTGTCCTGCATCTCTCTTCTACTCAACGTAGTGGAGATCTTCTACCTGGCGTGTTCTCGCTCATCCAGGCGAAGGTTGAAAACAGCGCCGACTGCTGCCATTGCTCTTCACCCGCGTGTAAACGGCGGCAGTCTGATGAAAAGTGAGAAGCTTAGCCTCCATGAtgccagccagagcacagcctgAAGAATGCCATTTAGAGCCAATgtgtaaaatataaacatagttCCAGAGAAAACAGGAGGAGAAATGAGACCATGGCCCACTTGTGTAACActaaaatttatttatttacaagatgCTTAAAAATTCCTGAAAATGATGCACATTTGGAGACTTATATGTAGACTATTTATGAATATTAAAAAATGCACAagaataatacagtataatactgTATCACTGAAGCACACTTTTAAAAATTGCACAAAAGTGAGCTTTCGTGgggttttttgttcttttttcgtGTTTTGTAGTCACAACTACATATATTTGAATATTGTTTCCCCAAGTGGCACATTGGTTATTGTGACTGTTGACATTTGCGAGTCTTTCCCATGTGGTCTGACTGCACGAGCTGTGCCGCTGTACCAATTTGCATTGGCTAAAAGCCATTAAGTACAATCTTGTTTTGCCTTAAAGCAGTGTGTGTAAAGGTTGTTAAGTGCTACTTTGCTTTTCAGCCTCTCATATATTGTTAAATTTGCAGGAATGACTTTTAGAActgtaaatattttaataacaaatcatttgttttgttcatgttttgtaTTAATATGACGGTATGTGCCTTTAAAAAGGGATCcacaaatgtttattaaaaagtCCAACACATTTCAAACTGCGTACGTTTTTTGTTTCTTGatcattgtttttatactcGTGCAACATTCATGATTTCTATTTCTGGTTATCACTGAAAGGACATTTAACTGCTGCTATAAATCACTGATTTAGATGCAGAAACATATTgacacactttaaaaaaaaatcacatcaaaGGAGGAATAAAGACAAAATAGTCAGAAGTAGAATTTAGATCAATATCACCAGAAGTATTTTATGGATTTTATGCAAATCTCTACTGATCCAGTGTACTGTAGGCTAACTTATGCATCTAATGCAATTAGTCTATCTTGCAGGTCTGCAGCTCTAATGGTGGGCAATATGGATAAAATCTTATATTATGATATATGTGTGATTTGATCACAATTATCACAACTACAAGTAAAATCACAACTACAGTTTGGAAATTCACTGGAGGACTTATTGTCTCCCAGACAGTGCAGGCATATGAATCTTGGATTGCACCATGTGTGCTGGATAAGCAACTGTTGGCTAACTTTGTCAGCTTTGCAACTAACTCTAAAGATataagtcagtgtgtgtgtgactgttatTACCTTGTTGATGAGTTCTggttgactttttttcctctggCAAGTTTGCATTTTCAACATCCATCCTACAATGTAGTTAAACTCAACCCACTGTATACTAACTTTACCTGCTGCCTTAGCACCATATAGTTAGCTAGTCttaaacgctccattttagtgcatgtcaacggaatggcaacggaatttcgttgctaggaaacagtttgggtccatgtttacttcctgtcagctgatgtcattcacatacactgcaaccaggaaataaactgggacccatttagaatgtttacgtttaaaactgtgaaatggtgtaaatattgtagatttgtgacatcacaaacggaaagaaaaaagtcaaagaaaaaaaaaagtcataatattatgagaataaagtcataacttaacgagaaaataGTCGTAATACTACttcaataaagtcataactttatgagaaaaaaagtcataatattacgagaataaagtcataactttacaagaaaaaagttgtaatattacgagaataaagttataactttacgagaaaaaagtcgtaatattacgagaataaagtcataactttacaagaaaaaagtcgtaatattacgagaataaagtcataactttacgagaaaatagtCGTAATACTACGtcaataaattcataactttatgagaaaaaaagtaataatattacgagaataaagtcataactttacgagaaaaaagtcgtaatattacgagaataaagtcataactttacaagaaaaaaagtcataatattacgagaataaagtcataactttacaagaaaaaagtcgtaatattacgagaataaagtcataactttacaagaaaaaagtcgtaatattacgagaataaagtcataactttacaagaaaaaagttgtaatattacgagaataaagtcataactttacgagaaaaaaagaaaataacatgcaaaattactactttataatattatgactttattctcataatattattactttattctcaaaatctctgattttttttcccctcaatgtggtcctaacattgtaccatagacctacaaccatgataaataaaaatgaaaatttaaaacaaaaaacagttattcatttccatttttaaagatCCACAGGATTGACATAGAGATCTTTATAATCTGAGCACATGGTCTCCTACTGGGCACGAGGTGGCGCCATTAACAAACACAGCCGTTACATTTGAATGTGTCCATCACGTCACGTCATCGCTGACAGCCGGAAGTCCCGCCCCCCGCCCACTCAGCTTCCTGTTCCTTCACTAAACAACAACAGCTGGAAGCAGCTCTCTCACTAAACATGGCTTCTATGATGATGGCCGCCACCATGGCGGGCATAGACGCCCACAggatggaggagaagaagtTCGAGTACTTCTCCTCCATCAACTCCATGGCGAAGAAGATAATGCAGGAGCGGAAGAAGATCGAGAGGAAGCACGGCCCGTCGTGGGAGACGATGACGCCGCAGCAGCAGGACAGCGCCATCGACAACGGGATGATGGACCCGCACATCAGAGCCCGGTACGCGATGCACCGAGTGGACCGAGACGAGGTGGTGTGTTACCCGAAACTACTCATCCAGACCGGGCAGAAGATAGTTCACTTCGGGGAGGAGGTACTGGAACTACATTTGAGTTATGACATCGCTGTGTGAGTGTTTCAGAGGGTCAGAACAGCCTCTGTGTGATGTCATGGTTTTTAAATAGCCACGTAGCAGTTGAAATATGTAGGTAAACGTCATAGTGGCTACGTGATGACGTCACCTAGCAGCTAACAATGAAGTGTCATaatcagggaatgaaattagcacctgtcACCTGTCAAATAACAGcaggtaaatgttggctgtggtaGGTACaacatttcaggtcacctgccaccatggcagatggttctccttatattaagaaatattatttttttaaatcaattctaaagcctaaattaaatatatggtaacactctcctcctctctatcctctctcctctctctccactctcctctcctctcctcctctctctcctctcctcctctcgctcctctctctcctctcctcctctctatcctctctcctctctctccactctcctctcctctctctccactctcctctcctctcctcctctctctcctctcctcctctctctcctctctctcctctcctcctctcctctctcctctctcctcctctcctcctcctcctctctctcctctcctctcctttcctctctcctctcctttcctctctcctctcctctctcctcctctcctcctcctcctctctctcctctcctctcctttcctctctcctcctcctctctctcctctcctctcctctcctctcctctcctctcctctcctctcctctctctcctctctcctctctcctctctcctctctcctctcctcacactgtggcaggtaaaaatattatttttaaaaagcaattctaaagcctaaattaaatatatggtaacactctcctcctctctatcctctctcctctctctccactctcctctcctctcctcctctctctcctctcctcctctctctcctctcctctctcctctctcctctctcctctcctcctctcctcctcctcctctcctcctctctcctctcctttcctcctctctctcctctctcctctcctctcctcctctctctcctctcctctctcctctctcctctcctcctctcctcctcctcctctcctttcctcctcctcctctctctcctctcctttcctcctcctcctctctctcctctctctcctctcctcctctcctcctctcctcctctcctcctctcctcctcctcctctctctcctctcctctcctttcctctctcctctcctcctctctctcctctcctctctcctctcctcctctctcctctctcctcctctcctcctctcctcctcctctctctcctctcctctcctcctctctctcctctctctcctctcctcctctctctcctctctcctctctcctcctctcctctctctcctctctcctctctcctctctcctctctcctctctcctctcctcacactgtggcaggtaaaaatattatttttaaaaagcaattctaaagcctaaattaaatatatggtaacacttcattttacaggtccacaaatctCATGGTAAATAGGTGATGATTAGCATGTcattttgaaatttctttggaattactgccaaattactgAAGTTTGTACCTATAAATtgattgaaaattactttatttattaacattatttaataattatatcccattatttcccaatagccggtaatttatttaacacatttccaagacaagaatacaaagttaattgatctactttatttccatgtctgctgataaatagataatatttAGCAAATcatttctttgaaatttctttaaaaactcactgaatcatgacatcagctaccaggttacatctgtgtagacaataagtcacacagtggtgagatttgtgcctgatcagaagagtcttctattagttttggttttccacctctgatAAAAGCAGCGTCTAAGGGCCTTATTTTAACGATTATatac
It includes:
- the LOC141755751 gene encoding gap junction Cx32.2 protein-like, with the translated sequence MGEWGFLSSLLDKVQSHSTVIGKVWLSVLFIFRIMILGAGAEKVWGDEQSNMICNTKQPGCKNVCYDQAFPISHIRFWVLQIIFVSTPTLIYLGHVLHVISKEDKIRDKEIRSRRGTLKVPKYSDKQGHVEIKGDLLGNYMTSICFRILLEVGFIVGQYYLYGFIMDPRVVCTRAPCPFTVECYMSRPTEKTIFIIFMLVVSCISLLLNVVEIFYLACSRSSRRRLKTAPTAAIALHPRVNGGSLMKSEKLSLHDASQSTA